CAAGCGCGGAGAGGCGGCTGTCGAAGCCGTCCACCTTCACGCCAAGCGCTTCCAGCTCGGGCTGGAACTCCACCACCAGCGCCTTCAGCTTCTCCAGGTCTTCCCCGCTCAGGCCGCCCGCAGCCATCATGCGCGCCACCATCGTCGCGATCTCGTAGCGGGTCATGGCGCGGTTGCCCTTGAACGTGCCGTTCGGGTAACCTTCCAGGATGCCCTTCGCGCTCAGCTGCTCCACGGCGTCGTACGCCCAGTGGTTCATCGGCACGTCGCTGAACGGATTCGCGGCGAACGCGGGCGCGGCTACGGCCACCAGCGACGCGGCGGCTACTACGGCGAGCATTTTCTTCAAACTCATTCTCAAAACTCCTCCTCAAACACGGAACAATGATGTGCGGCGCCTCATGGCGCCGCTTCCCGGCCGTTCGGGGCGAAAGACGGATCGTTCCGAAACGCGTTTGTGGGGAGTTTCCACGTTTCCTCGCCCGGCGCGCGCGCCCGTTCCGTCCCGTTTCACGCCTGATACGGCCGTGAAATGTTGTTTTATATTGCACGAGCCTCCCGGCGGGAGGTTCGCCACACGCTTTCGATCACGCGGAGCGCCCTTCGTCTCCGGCCTGTCCGCCGGCGATGCGCCGCTCAAGGTACGAGAGGTGTTTCTTGAGCACATGGCGCTCTTCCTTGAGGTTTTTGATGCTGGCCCGGAGCAGGCGGTTCTCGACCCGCAGCCTTTCCGTCTCGCCCAGCTCGTCGGCTTCGCCGAGGCTGCGCCCGGTGCCGCGCCGGTCCTGCAGGCCGGCCGCACCGTACTGGCGGTATTTGTTGATCCAGGAATAAATCTGGCCGTGGCTGACGCCGTACTTGCGGATCACTTTGAGGCAGTCGGCGCCGTTGTCGAGGTAGTAGTTGACGATCTCCAGCCGCTCTTCACACGTGGTCTGCCGTACCTTGGCCATGCGCGCCACCTCTCTTGCCTTCGTTCCACACTTCTCACGCATACTTTACTTTGCCATTTTACGAAAGACGTCTTTGCGGGCAATAGACAATAATGAGCTAAATGCCCATAATTCAGACATGTATATGAATATTGACCGAATAACAACCTTTAAACAAATCCGCCGCGGCGCGACAAGCGTCTCGTGCGGAACACGCTTGTTGTATTATTGCGCACTCGGTGCTATAGTATTGACATGAAAGCCATCTATAAAACCAAAACTTTCGTTCGCTGGGCGCGAAAGAACAACGTAGCGGACAGTTGTCTCGTAAATGCGGTTCTCGAAATGGAAAGCGGGCTGATCGACGCCAATCTTGGCGGAGGGGTGTATAAAAAGCGGATCCCTTTAACGGGAAAGGGGAAACGCGGCGGCGCACGGCGATTATCGCAACGCATTTCAAAGGGACTTTCTTCTTTCTGAGGGGGTTCGCAAAAAATGAAACCGCCACTATCAGCGATCAGGAACTCGACGTTTACAAGATCGTGGCTCGCACGTATCTGTCGATCGGCAAAAGGAAATTGGAAGAAATGCTTTTGGATGGAACGATAGCGGAGGTGAAAATATGAGTATCGCCATGAGGGAACTTTATGAAATGGCCCAAGATCTTCGGAAACACGGCGCGATGTCCACCAGGGATTTCTGCCAGATCGAGGCGCTGCGCAGCGAAGTTCCTACGTACGCGCCCGATAAGATCAAAGCGCTCCGTGCCAGTACGAAGTTCAGCCAGACGGCATTTGCAAGTCTGCTGAACGTGAGCCTTTCCACGGTTCAAAAATGGGAAGCGGGCGTGAAGAAGCCCGACGGCGCGTCTCGGAAACTGCTGCATCTGCTGGAGACGAAGGGCGTTTCCTGCCTGCTCTGACGAAAAAATCAAGAGTCAGCATAAATCTTCAAAATAAAAAGGGTTCTGTGACCAACAAGATCACCGAACCCTTTTATTTTGTCTTCCCGGCGTCTTCGCGGCGGTTCTCGTTCTCCGTGCGCCGCCGCAGCTCGAGCGTATTAATATTGACATCATACTGATAAAATCACTATAATATCATCATAAAGGAGTGATGATCATGGCTACAGCCACCAAAGACAGCTCGATTCAGATCAAAGTCGATCCCGAGCTGAAGGCCGACGCGGCCGGTATCGCCGAAGAGCTCGGCATGAATCTGTCCACTCTCATCAACGTCTACCTCAAGCGAGTCGTCGCCGAACGCGGGATTCCGTTTCCCCTCGCCGCGCCCTTGACGCCCAACGCCCGCACGCGTCAGGCCATCCGCGACCTCCGCGCCGGCAAGACGAAACGGTTCGACACCGCGGAAGAAGCGCTTCGTGACATGGGCATCTGAGATGCTGCACGTCGAATTCACCGCCCAGTTCCGCAAAGACCGAAAGCGCATGGAAAAACGCGGCGCCGACATGGGAAAACTGCGAGAAGCCATCCTCATCCTCGCGGCGGAGGAGGAGCTTCCCCCGCGCTCTCGGGATCACGGGCTGACCGGCGAGTGGAGAGGGAGCCGCGATCTTCACCTCGAACCGGACTGGGCCCTGATCTACGAAATCCGCGGCGACGTCCTCGGGCTCGTCCGAACGGGTTCGCACGCGGATCTTTTCGACAAATAATCGCCGTTTTCAGACGCCCCGGCTCAAGCAAACATAAAACACAAAAACGAGGGCGGATGATTGGATTGGTTCCAGTCATCCGCCCTCGTTCTTTGCGCCGCGAAGCGGCCGGCTTGTTCCGTTTTTCCCGGCGTCTTCGCGGCGGTTCTCGTTCTGCCGTGCGCCGCCGCTTGGCGGCGGAAGTCGTTTCGGTCTACTCGGCGGTGATCACGAAATCGACTTCGGTGCCTTCGGCAACGTTGTTGCCGCCGGAGACGACGACGTCTTCGCCGATCTGCAGGCCGTCGGAGACGGTGACCATGCCGCCGGTGGCGGCGCCGGTGACGACTTTCTGGATCGCGGCTTTGCCGTCGCGGATCACCATCACGGAGCCGTCGGCGCGCAACGCTTCGGTGGGGATGACGAGGGGATTCTCTTCGCTGGTCTCGACCAGCAGCACGCGCGCGAACATGCCGGGGCGCAGCTTGAAGCCGGTGGCCTGATTATCGACGGTGATTTCGGCGCCGATGGTGCGGGTGGAGGTGTTGATGTAAGGATCGATCAGCGTCACGGTGCCGTAAAAGGTCTGCCCGCTCAGGCTCTCGAAGGTGAGCACGGCGTCCATGCCAAGGCGCAGGCGGCCCATGTCGCGCTCGGGGATGTCCACGCGGGCCTTGAGGCGGTCGACGCGGCCGATGCGCAACACGTTGGTGGCGTCTTTGACGAGGGCGCCGAGGGTGAGGTCGTAATCGTCGAGAATGACGCCCTTGATCGGCGCTTTGAGCTGGTACTCGCTGAGCAGCACGGCCTGGGCGTCCAAATTGGCCTGGGCCTGCTTGACCTGCGCGGCGGCTTTGGCGTTGGCGGCCACGGCGGCCTGGTAGGTGGTGCTGCGCGTGTCGTATTCCTGCTGGGTGGCGTAGCCGGACTTGCGCAGACGGCCGTAGCGGTCGAGCTCGCGCTTGGCGTCGGCGAGCGTGACGGCGGACTGGGAGAGTTCGGCTTTGCTAACGGCGACCTGGGCCTGCATGGAATTATACTCGGCTTCCTGGTTGCGGCTGTCGAGCACGACGAGCGTGTCGCCGGCTTCGACGAGGTCGCCTTTGGCGACGACGAGATTGTCGATGCGCCCGGTGACTTTGGGGTTGAGGATCACTTCTTCGAGGGCCTGCAGCGTGGAAGTGGTGTTGATGCCCTGCTGCACGCTGCTGAGGCGTTTGACGACGGCCACTTCGACGCGCGGCCGCGGCGCGGAAACCGGGGCATCCGGCTGTTTGGCGGGGGCTTCGGCGCGGGGGCCGAACCACGCGGCGGCAAGCAGCGCGGGCAGAAGATAGATTTTGAGTTTCGTAAATTTCATGCGCATTGACCTCACTTTGTCTTCTTTCGGGAATCGGCGCGGAGGCCGGCGCTTTTCGCCGGAGCGGCGGCGCTGTCGCGAAGATTTTCCTGAAGCAGGGCGCGCTCGATGAGGATGCCCTGCGCTTTCCACAGGTTGGCTTGCGCCTCGCGGCTGTCGCGGAGATGCTGCGCCAGCAGCTGGAGCGCGTCGGTCAGCTCGCTGCGGGCCTGAAGCACGTCGATCTGCGTGTTGACGCCCTCGCGGTAGCCCGACTCGGCGTAATCGAGGCTCTCTTTCGCCAGCTGCAGGTTGGCGCGGCCGGCGCTGAGGGTTTCCAGCGCGTTCTGGAGGCTGAGCCAGCTGTCGGCAAGTTCGGCCTTGATGCTGTCCTCTTTTTCGTCCAAGGCGTGCTCGGCGGCCTTCAGTCCGGCTTTGGCGGCGCGGACGCTGCCGCTGGTGCTGCCGCCGTCGTAGACGGGCACGTCGAGGGTCAGCGAGGCGGTCCACTGATTTTTGTCGGAGACGCCGCCGAGGCCGTTCGACGTGTAACCGAAACGGTAGCCGCTGCTGAGGCTGAGCGTGGGCAGCAGGCCGCTTCTCGCCACGGCGATTTCGTTTTTCCGCGAGGCGGCGGCGTAGCGCAGCGACTGATAATCGCCGCGGCGTTCGAGCGTTTCGCGGATGGCCGCCTCGACGTCGGCGGGGATTTTGCGGGTGTCTTCCAGTTTGGGCAGATTATCCTCGAGCGAGCCGGAGAGGGCGAGGTTCGTCTCCGGGCGCATACGCAGCAGGCGGCACAGTTCAATGCGCGCCGCCTCAAGATTGTTCCCGGCGGCGATGTTGCTTGCCCGGGCGTTTTCCTTCTGCTGGCGCACACGGGTGAGGTCGAGGTTGGTGGAGAGGCCGTAGACGACGCGCTCGTTCAGCTCTTTTTCGGCGTTGCTGTAGTAGTCGAGCGCGTTCTCGGTGTTGCGCAGCACCTCGCGGCGGTACAGCACTTCGCAGTAGGCGTTCCAAACGGTCAGCGCCACGCTCTCGCGGGCGTTGCGCAGATCCTGCTCGGCCTGTTTGACGCCGAGTTTGCCCTGTCGGGCCAGCGCCTGATTTTTGCCGCCGGAATAAAGACTCTGGCTGACGGCGACGCGCGCAACCAGTTCGTTGTCGGGATAGCTCGGAATGTTGTCGTAGGCGTTTCCCTGCCCCTGAAGGTTCAGCTGCGGGTTGAGCGCGGCGCCGGCCGCCTTGCTCTGCCCTTTGGCGCTCTCCACGTTCTGCTCCGCCGTCAGCACGGTAAAGTTGCGGTCCAGCGCAATGTTCAGCGCCCGCCCCATGGTGAGGATGATCGCTTCCGAGTCGCCGGCGACGCTGGCCGCGGGATGCGCGGCGTTCCGCAGCGCCTGAAGGGAACTGGCCGCCGGCGCGCCCAGCGCGGGAAATCCCAGCAGCGAAAACGAGAGCGCCAGCGCGGCAGCCTGAATTCTTTTCATGATGTTCGGTTCTCCTCTCTTGACTAAGGCAGCGCCTTCTGGAAAAGTTTGCTTCCCAGACGTTCCTTGACGTTGTCCAGCACCAGATAGACGACGGGCACGACCAGCAGCGTCAGCATCGTGGAGGTGAACAGCCCGCCGAAGATCGCCACCGACATGGGCTGGCGCGACTCGGAGCCCTCGCTCAGCTTCAGCGCCGCGGGGATGGCGCCGATCAGCGTGGACAGCGAGGTGATCAGGATGGCGCGCAGGCGGCGCGGGCCGGCGTCGATGACGGCGCTGACTTTGTCCATGCCGCTCAGGCGGTTCTGGTTGATGAAGTCGACAAGGATGATGCCGTTGTTGACGACGATGCCGACGAGCAGGATGATGCCCATGTAGGCCATCACGTCGAGTTTGACGTTCATCGCG
Above is a window of Pyramidobacter piscolens W5455 DNA encoding:
- a CDS encoding helix-turn-helix domain-containing protein, which produces MAKVRQTTCEERLEIVNYYLDNGADCLKVIRKYGVSHGQIYSWINKYRQYGAAGLQDRRGTGRSLGEADELGETERLRVENRLLRASIKNLKEERHVLKKHLSYLERRIAGGQAGDEGRSA
- a CDS encoding helix-turn-helix domain-containing protein, with protein sequence MSIAMRELYEMAQDLRKHGAMSTRDFCQIEALRSEVPTYAPDKIKALRASTKFSQTAFASLLNVSLSTVQKWEAGVKKPDGASRKLLHLLETKGVSCLL
- a CDS encoding TolC family protein; the protein is MKRIQAAALALSFSLLGFPALGAPAASSLQALRNAAHPAASVAGDSEAIILTMGRALNIALDRNFTVLTAEQNVESAKGQSKAAGAALNPQLNLQGQGNAYDNIPSYPDNELVARVAVSQSLYSGGKNQALARQGKLGVKQAEQDLRNARESVALTVWNAYCEVLYRREVLRNTENALDYYSNAEKELNERVVYGLSTNLDLTRVRQQKENARASNIAAGNNLEAARIELCRLLRMRPETNLALSGSLEDNLPKLEDTRKIPADVEAAIRETLERRGDYQSLRYAAASRKNEIAVARSGLLPTLSLSSGYRFGYTSNGLGGVSDKNQWTASLTLDVPVYDGGSTSGSVRAAKAGLKAAEHALDEKEDSIKAELADSWLSLQNALETLSAGRANLQLAKESLDYAESGYREGVNTQIDVLQARSELTDALQLLAQHLRDSREAQANLWKAQGILIERALLQENLRDSAAAPAKSAGLRADSRKKTK
- a CDS encoding type II toxin-antitoxin system YafQ family toxin; translation: MTWASEMLHVEFTAQFRKDRKRMEKRGADMGKLREAILILAAEEELPPRSRDHGLTGEWRGSRDLHLEPDWALIYEIRGDVLGLVRTGSHADLFDK
- a CDS encoding type II toxin-antitoxin system RelB/DinJ family antitoxin, which translates into the protein MATATKDSSIQIKVDPELKADAAGIAEELGMNLSTLINVYLKRVVAERGIPFPLAAPLTPNARTRQAIRDLRAGKTKRFDTAEEALRDMGI
- a CDS encoding efflux RND transporter periplasmic adaptor subunit translates to MKFTKLKIYLLPALLAAAWFGPRAEAPAKQPDAPVSAPRPRVEVAVVKRLSSVQQGINTTSTLQALEEVILNPKVTGRIDNLVVAKGDLVEAGDTLVVLDSRNQEAEYNSMQAQVAVSKAELSQSAVTLADAKRELDRYGRLRKSGYATQQEYDTRSTTYQAAVAANAKAAAQVKQAQANLDAQAVLLSEYQLKAPIKGVILDDYDLTLGALVKDATNVLRIGRVDRLKARVDIPERDMGRLRLGMDAVLTFESLSGQTFYGTVTLIDPYINTSTRTIGAEITVDNQATGFKLRPGMFARVLLVETSEENPLVIPTEALRADGSVMVIRDGKAAIQKVVTGAATGGMVTVSDGLQIGEDVVVSGGNNVAEGTEVDFVITAE